TGTATATTCGCGATGCGGATCGAGCGACGCCAACCACATGAAAAACGGTTTCCCTTCGGCACGCTGATCCAACGCTCGTTCCCAGTCCTCGCATCCGCTGGGTTGCGCCGCAACCATCCGAGACGGTTCCCCTTTCGCTCCGGTCGGCAGGACAAATCCGGCGGTCGACGCTTCGTAGATCTTGTCAAAATCAGCTCGAATGGCATCGCCCATGTGCCATTTTCCCGCGGCGGCGGTGTAGTAGCCCAGCGATTTCAGCTGAGCCACAAAGGTGCGACTTCCCTCGGGGATCGGCCAATGCAATTGCTCGGCCCCGGTGTTATGAGGATATTTGCCGGTGATGATGCTCGCCCGCGATGGGCTGCACGAATTGGTCGTCAGGTAGGCGTGTTGGAACCGCAGTCCTTCGTTGGCCAGTCGATCGATGTTGGGAGTGCGAATCGATGGATGACCGTATGCACCGCAATCGTCCCAGTTCATGTCGTCGGCGATGACCAAGACAAAATTGGGGCGATTCGGGGCGTCAGGAGACTTGGCACCGGCTGTCGTTGCGATTCCGAGGGATGCCCCAACGAAGATCCCAAGCAACCAGTCGCATGTTTTACGAGAGGGTGAATTCAATGCAGTTGTCCTTTTTATAAAACGCTTCGGCTGCGTTGATTCGAAAGCAACCGCAACGGCTGTCGCGAAGATCGGCTTGGGCCGTTGGGCCGAGAGGAAACTTCGCGACTTGTCGATTCGGTGGAGGAGGAGCGTGTCGCCGCCAAGTGGCACAGAATGCTTCCGTAGAACGGTTGCATCTGTGCGTTGGCATGGCCGTCCATCTTAGTCTCCGCGACGTACGAAATGAAAATCGGTGTTCGCACTGCTGCCAGGGGAAATCATGGTTTGTGTTTGGGCAATCTTGGCAACTCGATGGATAAGCGAGGCACCGGGTGAATTGCTCGCTTACGCTTCGGGTTTCCATATTTCTGAGACGCTTCGGTTGGAAAACGTCATTTGTCCTGGGATCTATGACGGGACCCGCCCCCCAATTATGATACTGCGGAGGTTTAAAGACCCTCCCGCTTTGGCGTTGTCGTTTCGTTAATTGTGGTATCACGCAATTGGCTAGCTCACGCTTGCAATCCCTCCGTTTCAGTTCCCCCCCCCACCGTCGAGATGAACGATTGATGTTACCGCTGCTTCGCCTTTCCATTACTGCACTTCTTGTCCTGGTCTCGTCGTACCAGGCGGTCGCCAGCGAACCGATCTTCGACAAGGGAGACCATGTCGTCTATATCGGCAACACGCTTGCCGATCGGATGCAACACGATGCGTGGTTGGAGAGCTATCTGCATGCGTTATTGCCAGAGCATGAGTTGACCTTCCGGAATCTTGGATTCTCCGGGGACGAAGTCAAGCTACGGCAGCGGGCCGACAATTTTGGCGACGCGGACATGTGGCTGTCCAAATGTGGTGCCGACGTCGTGCTCTGCTTCTTCGGATACAACGAATCGCTTAAAGGCGAAGCGGGACTGAAAACTTTCGAAGCCGATTTGGCGACGATGATCGATCAGATGCGCTCTCAAAAGTACAACGGTGAATCGGCACCCAAGCTGATCGTCTTTTCCCCGTTGGCGCACGAAGATCTCCAGAGTCCGCATCTGCCCGACGGCAGCGAGAACAACAAAAATCTAGCGATCTACACGACAGCGATGCAGAAGATTTGCGCCGCCAAGCAAGTCCCCTTTGTCGATCTGTTTACGCTCTCGAAGAAGCTTTACAGCGAAGCGGATGAACCGCTGACGATGAACGGGATTCACTTGCTCGATCGCGGCAACCGGGCTGTCGCTCGGGCGCTGCTTGCTTCCCCCGAATCTCCCTTTGCCGAACTGGGAAATCCAACGCTGCCGAGCGATGCGGAAATTGCAAAATTGCGTGAGGCGATCCTCGATAAGAACTATCAATGGTTCAGCCGGTACCGCGTCGTGGACGAATACAACGTCTTTGGTGGCCGATCGAAACTCGCTTGGTTCGGACAATCCAACGCCGACGTGATGATGCGGGAGATGGAAATCTTCGACGTCAAAACGGCTAATCGCGATCGCAAGATCTGGGCTATTGCCAGCGGAGGTGATCTCGATCTGAAGGACGAAAAAATTCCAGCCGAACTGGTCGTCCGCCCCAACAAGGAAGGGCCCTTGCCCGGCGGTGCGTTCCCCTATCTCGATGGCGAGGAAGCGATCTCGCAGATGACGGTCCAGCCGGGGATGCAAGTGAATCTGTTCGCTTCGGAAAAACAGTTCCCGCGGCTGGTCAATCCCGTCCAGATGTCGGTCGATACCGATGGACGCTTGTGGGCTTCGGTTTGGCCTTCCTATCCTCACTGGAATCCTGTCGAACCTCGCAAGGATGCGATCGTCATCCTGCCCGACGAAGATCGCGATGGTCGCGCCGATGAATTGATCGTCTTTGCCGATGGATTGAACAGCGTCACCGGATTTGAGTTCTGGGGAGGTGGCGTGTTGGTCGCGGCCTTGCCGGAATTGTGGTTCCTGAAAGATACCGACGGGGACAACCGCGCCGATGTCAAGATTCGCATGTTGCAAGGACTCTCCAGCGCCGACACGCACCATAGCGCCAACGCGATGCTGTTGGGCCCCGATGGTTGGGTCTACTGGTCGCGAGGGATCTTCAACGTGGCGGCTCTCGAAACGCCCACACAGACCTTCCGGTCGGGGGCCAGCGGCGTTCATCGCTTCAATCCTCGCACCTTTGAATTCGAGTTCCATTATCCGATTGGCCCCAATCCGCACGGCGACGTCTTCGACCGCTGGGGGTATCAATTCGCCAACGATGGAACTTCGGGAACCGGTGGATATGTGAGTATCGGGAAAGGGCAACGCCCAGGCGGTCGCCAATGGTTCAAAAAAGAATGGCGGCCTGTGGCGGCGACGGGCCTGCTGTCCAGTAGCCATTTCCCCGATGCCAGTCAAAACAACTTTTTGATCTGCAATACGATTGGTTTCTTGGGCGTGTTGCAATACGAAGTCCAATACAACGGAGCGGAGATCACCGCGAATCGGACCGTCGATCTGCTGCAGTCATCCGATCCGAACTTCCGTCCGTCGGATATCGAAGTCGGTGGGGATGGCGCGGTCTACGTCGCCGATTGGCAAAACACGTTGATCGGACACATGCAGCACAACATGCGCGATCCGAATCGCGACGATCGACATGGGCGGATCTACCGGATCGCGGCGGAAGGACGCCCGCTGTTGCAGCCGGTGAAGATGCAGGGGAAACCGACAGCGGAAGTGCTTCAAAATTTCTTCAGCAAAGAAAATGGCGTTCGCTATCGGACGCGAATCGAATTGAGCGGTCGCGAGTCAAAAGAAGTGATCGACGCCGTCGATCGCTTTGCCGCCACCTTGAATCCCCAGCATGCCGATCCCGACCGCGACGAATCGCAGGCGTTGTTGGAATGTTTGTGGGTTCACGAGGAGCATCGCGTCCCGAACATCGGCTTGGTGGAAAAGACGTTCCAGGCCGCGGAGCCACGCGTCCGCGCGGCGGCGATCCGCACGCTGGGACATTGGGCAAACCACAAACTGGCCGGACGACCGATGACCGATCACTTGCCCGGTTGGGAAGCACTGTTGTCGGCAGCGGCGCAAGACGATTCGGCACTCGTCCGCGCCGAGGCGGTCAAAGCGGCTGTCGATTTTGGTGGCTTGCCGTCCGCCGAAGCGATCTTCGAAGTCGCAACGCGTCCGACCGATCCCGAATTGGTCGACGTCCTGAACTTTGCTCGCAGCCAGATTCGCGTCGACGATATGATCGGCGAAGCGATCCGGTCCAAGACGCCGTTGTCTCCCGCGGCTCAGACGTACGCGTTGGCCAACGCCTCTCCAAACCTGTTGTTGGAAATGGACAAGTCCAACGCCGTGTATGAAGCGTTGTTGACGCGGGAGCGGATTCCGGCGGCGATCCGGCGAGAAGCGATCGAAGCGATTGCGAAAGCCAATGATCGATCGCCGTTGGAACAATTGGCGATCCAATTGCAGGGTGCGGAAGAGCAGAAACTGGGGAGCCTGAACGACCTCGCCGATCTGCTTCCGATCGTCGCAGGGAACGCTTCGTCCAACGCGGGGGTGTTGCGGCAGTTGGCCGACCAAACGCAAGTGTCGCCAGTTCGCGCAGCCGCTTACACCGCTTGGTTGAACACGGGCGATGTCGACAGTGTTTGGCAACACGCACTGGGGTCGCGCGATCGATTGCGCGATGCGTTGTCCAGCGTTGGCAAGATGCAAAACGAGGCTGCCCGCGCGAAGGTCTATCCATCGGTTCGGCGGTTGATGTTCGATCTGCCCGAATCGCTCCGCAGCGCCGAGGACAACCAAGCGGCGCCCAGCAGCCAAGCGGTGCGGTTTGAGTACTATGTCCCGAATCCTAAAAACGTGCGACGGGAAACGTTGGACAACTTGAGCCCTCAGTTGACCGGATCGCTCGACCAGTTCGAGAAGTATGTCCCTGGCGGTAAGAAAGATGGCTTCGCCACGCGGCAAACCGCGTCGATCGTTGTCCCGACCACCGGGGTGTACACGTTCTACCTGACGTCCGACGACGGGTCGCGCTTGTTCATCGATGGCAAAGAATTGATCGACAACGACGGCTTGCACGGGATGTCCGAGAAGAGCGGCAAGACGCAATTGGATGCCGGGTTGCATTCGATCGTTGTCAATTACTTTGATAACGGCGGTGGCGACGGATTGGCGGTTGCGTGGCAAGGCCCAGGGCTGTCCAAGCAGATGATCGATGCCACGGTCTTGCGGCCTGCTGGCAGTGGCAATCTGAAGCAGCAAGCGTTGCAAGTGATCGCCGCTTGGCCTGGTCATCTGGATGCCAAGATCGCCGATTTTTCCAAGCTGGTGACGGCCGATTCGCTGACGGGGGCGGCGCTACAGGCACTCGCTTCGTTGCCTAGTCAGAAGGTTGCCCAACAGTTGTCCGAAGCGGACGCGGCGGCAATCCTGCAGACGCTGCTTCAGCGAGCCGATGCGGCGACGCCGGTTGAGCGGCAGAGCGGTTCGTTCGCGAATCTGTTGCAATTGGGGACCCGTCTAACTCGGGCCACGGGAAAGGCGGTCGCCGGTGCAGGCAAGCAGTTGAACGAACTGCGGGCGAGCATTCCGGTCAAGGCCGATCCGAAGGTGATGGAACTGGGGGCGGAGGTGTACGCTCGGGAGAGCCATTGTGCGACTTGCCATCAACCGAGCGGCCAGGGTTTGCCCAATCTCTATCCACCGATCGATGGCAGCCTGTGGACCACCGGCAATCAAGATCGTTTGATCCGAATGGTGTTGGATGGCATGCATGGAACGATCGAAGTCAAAGGGAAGCGATACAGTTCTCCGCCGCTGCCGCCGATGACCGGTTTCCGTCAACTGCTCAACGACGAAGAGATCGCCGCCGTTCTGACTTACGTCCGCAACTCGTGGACTAACCGGGCCCAGCCGATCGATCCGGCACACGTCGCGAAGATGCGTGCGATCGACCGCGGCAAAGATGCGACGTTCTGGAGCGCTGTCGATCTGTTGGCCGAATATCCGATGGAAGATGGCAGCGTCGCCGTCGCGCAAGCATCGACCGATGGCTGGATTCCGAAGTTGGTTCAAGAATGGAAGGGGAGCGATTTCAGCGACGCCGACCTGGCCGCTGGCGGACGTTCGTTCGAATCGGGGGCGTTGGCGTTCAAGCGAATCGGTTGCATTCAGTGCCACAAGATCGGAAACGAAGGAGGCGTCTTCGGACCCAACTTGGCCGATCTGGACAAGAAGAAACGCACCCCAGCCTATCTGCTGGAATCGATGCTCGATCCTTCCAAAGATATCGAAGAGAAGTACGCGATGCGGACCTATCTGATGATCTCTGGCGAAGTAATCTCTGGGTTTGTCGTTGCCGAAACGGCAACCGAGGTTCACGTGAAATCGGATCCGTTGAACCAAGACAAACCGACCGTCGTGATCAAAGAGGATATCGAGCACGAAAAGAAGAACGAAAAGTCCGCGATGCCAACCGGCTTGCTGAACTACTTCACCAAGGAACAGGTCCTCGATCTGATCGCCTATGTGATGGCAGCTGGCGATCCAACAAGCGAGGTGTTTAAGGACTAGCCCGCGATACGCTACGCGTTGGATCGGACATCCGCCGCTTGCTGGTCGTGGCGTTCTTGCCCGGTGATGCGGGCTGAACGCAGGAAATGCTTGCCCCTTTCCCAACACAGTTTGAGGGAGGGGCGGCAAGGGGAGCCGGTGTCCGTTTCGTGTGTTGTGATTCGCGATGGTTTGGCAATCGGGAGACTTGAACTACTTGGTTTCTTTGAGCTTTCGATAAAGCGTCTTGCGATCGAATCCAAGGATCTTGGCAGCCGTCGTCTTGTTGCCACCGACCGCTTCGAGAACGTGTTGGATGTAGCGTGCTTCGACAGCTTCCATCGGCAACAATTCCGCCGGGTCTTCGCCCCCGATCAGGACCTGTTTGCCGCGATGGTTGCGAATTTTTTCGGGAAGGTCTTCGGGAGCGATGTGGTCGTAACGCGTCAAGGCGACGGCGCGTTGGATGACGTTCCGCAGTTCGCGGACGTTTCCGGGCCAGTTGTAATCGACTAATTTCTGTGCCGCTGTTTCGGATAGGCCGCCGATCGGTCGCTCTGCTTGGCGGGCGAATTGATCGATAAAGTGCTGAGCCAAAATCAACACGTCGGTGCCACGGCTGCGCAGCGGCGGCATTTCGATTTGGATCACGTTGATTCGATAGAACAGATCTTCGCGAAACGTTCCCGCTTCGACCATCGCTTCCAAATCGCGGTTGGTCGCTGTCAACAAGCGGACGTTGAACGGTCGTTCGTCGCTACCACCAACCGGACGCGCCGCTCCCTGTTCGAGCGCCCGCAGCAATTTGACTTGCATCGGCATCGGCATCTCCCCCAATTCGTCCAAGAAGATCGTGCCGCCATCGGCTTGAAAGAACAGCCCCTGGCGATCGGCCGACGCGTCGGTAAATGCTCCTTTGGTGTGGCCGAACAACTCGCTTTCGAGCAGCGATTCGGGGAGCGCTGCACAATTGAGCGCGACAAAGGTGTTTTGCGATCTTCGACTCAAGCGATGGATCGCCTGGGCTGCCATCTCCTTCCCCGATCCGCTTTCGCCGGTGATCAGGACCGATGCCTCGGAATCGGCGATCTGTCGCACCTGGTCGGCCAAGCGGAGCATCACGGGACTTTCACCCAAGATCTGGTCCAGGCTGCCGCGTCGCGCGGCCGCAACTTGTTGGCTCAGCAAGCGGATCTGTTGTTGCATGTCGCGGCGTTCGACGGCGCGGCCCAGGGTGAGCGCCAACATCTCAAAATCGAGCGGCTTGGTGACAAAATCGTAGGCTCCCGCTCGGATCGCGCCGATCGCTGTTTCCATGCTGCCAAACGCTGTCATCACGACAACCGGGACGTCGCTGCGACTGGAAACGATCCGGTCGCACAGCTCGATCCCGTTCAGGCCTTTCATCTGCATGTCGGTCAACACGACATCAAACTGATTCCGCTGGAACGCGGCAAACGCTTCCAACGGATCGGTGAACCATTCGACTGAAAAATCGTGAGGTTCGATCGCGTCTTTTGTCAATTCGCACATGCTTTGTTGATCGTCGACGACCAGCACGCGCGGCTTGGGCTTGGAGGGAGCATTGTCTGGCATGGAGGTCGCTATTAGGAAGGAACGTGAGTTGTCGGATCGGCGGGGATCGGATCGCGGGAAGCGATCGGCAGTGTGATTTGGAATGTTGTCTGGACGCCTGGTTCGCTGTGGATATCGATTTGCCCACCATGCTCTTGGACGATTCGGTTGACGATCGACAGTCCCAAACCGGTCCCTTCGCCCACTGGCTTCGTTGTGTAGAAGGGCTCGAAGACCTGTTGAATGTCTTCGTTGTCGACGCCGTGCCCATTGTCGACGACGTCGATTCGGGCGCTATCGGCGTGCCGGGCGACTTGCACGCTGACCCGGCCGCCGGCGTCGCACGCATCGATTGCGTTGACGATCAAATTGGTCAAAACCTGTTGGATCTGATTGGCATCGACTTCGCCCGACACGTCGTCGCTGGCGATCAATTCCAGCGTAACATCGCGGCGCTGGGACATCGATTGCAGCAGCGAGATCGTTTGTTCGGCGATTTGATTCAACGAACAAACGATCCGACGCGGCGTGTCGCGGCGAGCGAAATCGAGCAGCTGGCGGATGATCGAGGTCATCCGTTGAGACTCCTTGATAATCTCACCGGCACTGGTGTCGATTCGCTGTGGATCGTTGGTTGCCCCTTTGATCAATTGGGCCCGTCCCTGGATGACGTTCAACGGCGTGCCCAGTTCGTGAGCGATCCCCGACGCCAACCGGCCCACGGTGCGCAGACGATCTTCGTGGCGCAATTGCTCGATCGCGGCGACCTTGGCAGCCGATTCGGCATCGACCGCCGATTGTGTCTCGGTCAACCGTTCGCACATCGCATTGATCCCGTCGGCCAGTTCTCCCAATTCATCGCGAGCGTGTCCTTGCAGCGGCGAGGAGAGATCTCCGTCGGCGATCCGGGCGACTTTATGCGTCAAGCGTTGCAGCGGGTGTGCCAGAAAATAGAGACTGGCAACGCCAACGGCCAGCGTCGACGAAACCATCACCGCGGCGGCCAGGATCCAAATCGCTCGCATCGATTCCTGGCGGGCTTGCTGCAATTGATCCATCGATTGGACGAATTCCAGACCACCGGGGCGAGCTTGGTCGGTTTCGATCGGAATATAGCTGAACAGATGCAGCTGACCCTCGGCATCGCGGACCGGCACGCTTTGCAATTGCTGGCGTCGCAGCGATTGGATCTCGACGGCAACGCGCGGCCCTTCCTGTGGGGACTGCGCATCGAACCAGACCCAACGGGAGTGATACTGCCATTCAATCGAAGGGGGACGTGACATCTCCGAGCAAATTTTGCGTCGTTCCGAGGCGGGGCTACCGGCCAGCGTTCCGGTCGTTTCGGCGGCAAACCGGCCAGCGACTTCTTCGGCCCGAGCCAGGAAGACATCTTCCTGTTGCTGCAGCAAAAACCACGACAGGATCCAAGTCACCGCGGCGATGACCGACAGCGAGACCAACATCATTTTGAACGCAATTTTCATCCGGCGGTGTCTCGCGCGCGTGAACGGGAAGCGGGCAATTTTCCAAAGTGGCACGCCCCCGTGCAAAAAATAAGATATAGATTCTGACGTAGCCCTGCTGTCGAAAATTAGCGGCTCCGGCTGTTGCCTCCATCATAAGTGGATGGCCTGTTGAATGACCAGTCATCCCTTCCGTCCTCCCTTCTCCAAGCCCCCCGGCCAGAAGCTCCAAATTGATCCAGATCGATTGTTGTGCGAATCGATGTCGGCGGGGCGTCTGCCCCAGTCGAAAGGCGCCGGGGCTGTACATGTGCCGTAAAACGGGGTATATTGTTGGTCGGTTGGGGCGCGTCGAAGGTGGGCTGGCGGAAAGTTGTTTTCGCTTGCCAGGCCGGCCCGTGTTCCGCCAACGGTGGTCAGTGTTTGTCGATAGATCAACGCTGGCGTTTTTTGTGTTTGCGATGTTTGTCTATCAAACGGTGGCCTCGCCGAGCGTTGGTTGTTGGCGACGGACAAGCGAGATTGCGTCCTAGGGAGACGAATGGTGGGTAAGAAGCTGTACTGCGGGAACTTGGTTTTTGGTGCTACGAGTTCCGACTTAGAGCAGTTGTTTGGTCAGTTTGGCGTTGTCGAAAGCGCTCAAGTGATCAGCGATCGCGAAACAGGACGCAGCAAGGGGTTTGGTTTTGTCGAAATGTCCAGCGACGAAGAAGCCGCTGCGGCAATCGAAGGTCTGAATGAGCAAGATTATGATGGCCGCGCCTTGGTCGTCAATGAAGCTCGCCCTCGCGAAGATCGTGGCGGTGGCGGCGGCTATCGTGGCGGTGGTGGCGGCGGCGGTTATCGCGGCGGCGGCGGTGGCGGACGCTACTAATTAGATAAAGTGAGTTCCGCTGTTTGCCGGAACTCAACAGAGGATTGGTCGTTTACGAGTGACTAGGGAAGGTCAAGATTTTCAGTAACCGTTTGTGGGGCATTTATGGATGTCCCCACATTCGTCAATTACCCAGCGGAGACTTGCATGCCTGTCGTTCGAGATCAAACTTTTACCAAGTCGGAACAGAGTGTCTTGAAAACGTTTCGTGAGTTTCTGATGAGCCCAGGCCAAATGCTGTGCTTTTACGGACCGGAACTGGAAAGATACCGCAACGCCCTGAAGGGATTGACCGAACGCGGACTGTTGGTCAAAGAGCGGTTCAAGGGAGCTTATTCCTTGACCCGCGAAGGCTTTACCGCGATGCGAATCGTTCATCCACATCTGGCTTAGATCGAAGCGGGCAAGACGATCGCTTGTCGCAAGGCAAGAGGAAAGTCCGGGCTCCGCAGGACAGGGTGGTCGGTAACGCCGACCGGTCGTGAGATTAGGGAAAGTGCAGCAGAGAACAGACCGCCGAACGGCCTCTCCCTCGCGGAGAGGTGCGTGGTAAGGGTGAAACGGTGAGGTAAGAGCTCACCAGCGTCGGAGGTGACTTCGGCGGCTTGGTAAACCCCACCCGGAGCAAGACCAAACAGGGAGCCGTTCGCAGATCGATAGCGCTGCAAAGTGCCAGCGGTCTGCGACGCGATGCGGTTCGTATCGCCGTGACTTCCGGGTAGGTTGCTTGAGGCGGCGAGCAATCGCCGTCCTAGATAAATGATCGTCCGGCGCTTCGGCGTTGCACAGGACCCGGCTTATACGCCTGCTTCGATCTTTTCATTCTTCTTCACCAAGTTCTTCTGCAGAACTTGGCTGGTCGCAGGAATCTTCTGCGGCACGCCCAAACACCCCCAGTCAACTCTTCGGTCGATCTCGGCTGGTCGATTTGGGGACGCGTATCGGGCCGATTTGGCGCGGTTTCTCCTCGCCCAATTGTGAAGATTTGACTTGTCGAGCGAAAACGCCAGGCATTCGCAGCTTACCCCCTTGGGCGCGACGGCGCCCTGTAACTATCGTTTACGGTCTGTGAGATTTTGCTCTTCGATCGCCTGCTGCAGATGCGATCCTTCACTCTGCTCGGACCTTTCCCCTCATGAAACGCTGCATTGCCTTTTTGACCCTCGTCCTCGGTTCGTTGCTCAGTTTGACATCGGTCTTGGCCGATGATCCGATCCGCCAGATGCAAGCTGATGCGATGCGTTCCAAGGCGGCTTCGTGGGGCTATTGGGGAACCGATCCAAGTCGCTATTCGACCTGGACGAACCACTCCAACCGCTTGATCCCGATCTACACCTTCGGGCTCGATATGGAAGTGTTGCGAAACGAAGGGAGTCAGTATCGGCGATCCGATGCGTTGCAGCAGCTTTACGGTCGCGTCCCCACCGGATCGCTGAACCCCAAGGCCGAGTACTTCGATCAGACCGACATCTATCGCTTGCAGAAGCTGGCGTTTGCCGCGGGCAAAAAGAATATCATCTTGATGGTCTTCGACGGCATGGACTGGAACACGACGCAGGCCGCGGCGATCTACAAGCAACAAAATGTCGCT
Above is a genomic segment from Rosistilla ulvae containing:
- a CDS encoding PVC-type heme-binding CxxCH protein gives rise to the protein MLPLLRLSITALLVLVSSYQAVASEPIFDKGDHVVYIGNTLADRMQHDAWLESYLHALLPEHELTFRNLGFSGDEVKLRQRADNFGDADMWLSKCGADVVLCFFGYNESLKGEAGLKTFEADLATMIDQMRSQKYNGESAPKLIVFSPLAHEDLQSPHLPDGSENNKNLAIYTTAMQKICAAKQVPFVDLFTLSKKLYSEADEPLTMNGIHLLDRGNRAVARALLASPESPFAELGNPTLPSDAEIAKLREAILDKNYQWFSRYRVVDEYNVFGGRSKLAWFGQSNADVMMREMEIFDVKTANRDRKIWAIASGGDLDLKDEKIPAELVVRPNKEGPLPGGAFPYLDGEEAISQMTVQPGMQVNLFASEKQFPRLVNPVQMSVDTDGRLWASVWPSYPHWNPVEPRKDAIVILPDEDRDGRADELIVFADGLNSVTGFEFWGGGVLVAALPELWFLKDTDGDNRADVKIRMLQGLSSADTHHSANAMLLGPDGWVYWSRGIFNVAALETPTQTFRSGASGVHRFNPRTFEFEFHYPIGPNPHGDVFDRWGYQFANDGTSGTGGYVSIGKGQRPGGRQWFKKEWRPVAATGLLSSSHFPDASQNNFLICNTIGFLGVLQYEVQYNGAEITANRTVDLLQSSDPNFRPSDIEVGGDGAVYVADWQNTLIGHMQHNMRDPNRDDRHGRIYRIAAEGRPLLQPVKMQGKPTAEVLQNFFSKENGVRYRTRIELSGRESKEVIDAVDRFAATLNPQHADPDRDESQALLECLWVHEEHRVPNIGLVEKTFQAAEPRVRAAAIRTLGHWANHKLAGRPMTDHLPGWEALLSAAAQDDSALVRAEAVKAAVDFGGLPSAEAIFEVATRPTDPELVDVLNFARSQIRVDDMIGEAIRSKTPLSPAAQTYALANASPNLLLEMDKSNAVYEALLTRERIPAAIRREAIEAIAKANDRSPLEQLAIQLQGAEEQKLGSLNDLADLLPIVAGNASSNAGVLRQLADQTQVSPVRAAAYTAWLNTGDVDSVWQHALGSRDRLRDALSSVGKMQNEAARAKVYPSVRRLMFDLPESLRSAEDNQAAPSSQAVRFEYYVPNPKNVRRETLDNLSPQLTGSLDQFEKYVPGGKKDGFATRQTASIVVPTTGVYTFYLTSDDGSRLFIDGKELIDNDGLHGMSEKSGKTQLDAGLHSIVVNYFDNGGGDGLAVAWQGPGLSKQMIDATVLRPAGSGNLKQQALQVIAAWPGHLDAKIADFSKLVTADSLTGAALQALASLPSQKVAQQLSEADAAAILQTLLQRADAATPVERQSGSFANLLQLGTRLTRATGKAVAGAGKQLNELRASIPVKADPKVMELGAEVYARESHCATCHQPSGQGLPNLYPPIDGSLWTTGNQDRLIRMVLDGMHGTIEVKGKRYSSPPLPPMTGFRQLLNDEEIAAVLTYVRNSWTNRAQPIDPAHVAKMRAIDRGKDATFWSAVDLLAEYPMEDGSVAVAQASTDGWIPKLVQEWKGSDFSDADLAAGGRSFESGALAFKRIGCIQCHKIGNEGGVFGPNLADLDKKKRTPAYLLESMLDPSKDIEEKYAMRTYLMISGEVISGFVVAETATEVHVKSDPLNQDKPTVVIKEDIEHEKKNEKSAMPTGLLNYFTKEQVLDLIAYVMAAGDPTSEVFKD
- a CDS encoding sigma-54-dependent transcriptional regulator, which codes for MPDNAPSKPKPRVLVVDDQQSMCELTKDAIEPHDFSVEWFTDPLEAFAAFQRNQFDVVLTDMQMKGLNGIELCDRIVSSRSDVPVVVMTAFGSMETAIGAIRAGAYDFVTKPLDFEMLALTLGRAVERRDMQQQIRLLSQQVAAARRGSLDQILGESPVMLRLADQVRQIADSEASVLITGESGSGKEMAAQAIHRLSRRSQNTFVALNCAALPESLLESELFGHTKGAFTDASADRQGLFFQADGGTIFLDELGEMPMPMQVKLLRALEQGAARPVGGSDERPFNVRLLTATNRDLEAMVEAGTFREDLFYRINVIQIEMPPLRSRGTDVLILAQHFIDQFARQAERPIGGLSETAAQKLVDYNWPGNVRELRNVIQRAVALTRYDHIAPEDLPEKIRNHRGKQVLIGGEDPAELLPMEAVEARYIQHVLEAVGGNKTTAAKILGFDRKTLYRKLKETK
- a CDS encoding sensor histidine kinase, which codes for MKIAFKMMLVSLSVIAAVTWILSWFLLQQQEDVFLARAEEVAGRFAAETTGTLAGSPASERRKICSEMSRPPSIEWQYHSRWVWFDAQSPQEGPRVAVEIQSLRRQQLQSVPVRDAEGQLHLFSYIPIETDQARPGGLEFVQSMDQLQQARQESMRAIWILAAAVMVSSTLAVGVASLYFLAHPLQRLTHKVARIADGDLSSPLQGHARDELGELADGINAMCERLTETQSAVDAESAAKVAAIEQLRHEDRLRTVGRLASGIAHELGTPLNVIQGRAQLIKGATNDPQRIDTSAGEIIKESQRMTSIIRQLLDFARRDTPRRIVCSLNQIAEQTISLLQSMSQRRDVTLELIASDDVSGEVDANQIQQVLTNLIVNAIDACDAGGRVSVQVARHADSARIDVVDNGHGVDNEDIQQVFEPFYTTKPVGEGTGLGLSIVNRIVQEHGGQIDIHSEPGVQTTFQITLPIASRDPIPADPTTHVPS
- a CDS encoding RNA recognition motif domain-containing protein translates to MGKKLYCGNLVFGATSSDLEQLFGQFGVVESAQVISDRETGRSKGFGFVEMSSDEEAAAAIEGLNEQDYDGRALVVNEARPREDRGGGGGYRGGGGGGGYRGGGGGGRY